The window gccCAGGAGTCAGGAGGTTCTCCCTGTCCCAGTTCGTGTCCTGATCTCAACAAATCTCAGACCCTGAGCTCTTTATCAGAGAGCGGAGCTGTGCTTGTCGAATTCTGCTGTCTGCTTGTGCTGGCTGTTGATAATAAGGTAATATTTTGCATGTGACTTTATGCTAACAACAGGCATGTTTGGAGGAGCTAAATGGCAATCTGCAGGATTCATCTAGTTAGTTAAGTAGGTTACGCAGTTGAGAATGAGGCCTTTTGAACTAAGGTGCACATCAAATAAATTACAGAGACtgctttaaaatgtgaaattaaaaccTGCTCCAACCAACCTGCAATGCTGTTTTGGTTAAGTGTCAGATTGTAAACTGAATCAGCTATGGAAATCATCCTcaagaaatgctgttttttggTACAATGAGATGGATTTCAACTTCTAATAGCCAGCAATTACTAATGTTTGGAAAGCCTAGTTTAATAAAAATGAGTGTACGGGAAACCACAGTCTGGCCTGATTCACATAATTAGTTGTTTGTTCACGTGTTCTTATTGATGTAAAGAccagaaaagtaaagaaaacacacttcaGCAAATAAGAATGGAATATGACTTCAAATGAAGTTGAAAAATGTCAAGATAATGCGGACATGATTgcaaaagaagattttttttttggtccttgTCTTTCAGGCGGCGGCAGAGGAGCTGTGTCTTTTGCTCAGCCAGGTCTTTCAGATCGTTTACACAGAATCAACCATAGACTTCTTGGACAGAGCCATATTTGATGGAGCAACTACACCTACAAGACACCTTTCTCTATACAGCggtaaggaaaggaaaagatctctagacaaaaacaaactgactgaaaccacacacacacatttaacagaTATTTTTCACAGGTATTGGCAACATTTATTAACAAGCATAACATGTTTGTCTTGTGAAATTTAACTTGGTGTCATAGTTAGGTACTGACGTGCTGTTTTTCTCCAAGTACCTCTCAATACTGAAAACAGACTTTGGAATTTTTCCGTCTTTCAATGCTGTTAACATTCCAAAGCTTTATCCACATGTGAACCTGTAAATATGCATCTTCCTTAATTTTGCAGATGACTCTTCAAACAAAGTTGATGTTAAAGAGGCCTTTGAAGCAGAAGGCAGCACATTGTAAGTATAAAGTCCAAGATTTCTATTTTGTTCCCATGTTAGGTATAGTTTTCAAGAAAGATTTTGACACGCACTCTGAAAGTGGTTTACTTTTGCTTGCCGTTTACAAGGGATGTATTCCTCTGTCAGTCCTTTCCAGGTCTCTGTGGAGGCAGAAAGAAACTCTCCAACAGCCTCCACCCCAGCATCCCCTCAGACGAAGACTGCAAGTGAAGGAGAGCTCAGTACCactgctgcagagctgctgcaggaCTACATGACCACAGTAGGATGATTCgcttctctttctttgtccctctctgattttgagaacaaaacatttttttaagcttgACTGattcttgttttgatttttctctcttttttttccccccttgtaGCTGCGGACAAAACTGTCATCGCAGGAGATCCAGCAGTTTGCTACCCTGCTCCATGAATACCGTAACGGTGCATCCATCCATGAGTTTTGCATAAACCTACGACAACTCTATGGGGACAGCAGGAAGTTCCTCCTACTCGGTACAATCCCTCTTAACATAATTTGTCAGGGAGGGCTTGCTAACTGAGTACCTGTTTCCACTGGAAATCCTTTTTCCTGCATAAGTTTTGTTATCTGTCTACTGTATTGAACTGGTCTAAACTTGGATCATTATGAGTGGAGGGTGGGAAATAGTGAAGTGAACTGTTACAGTCTTGCTTGGTGGTTAGGCCAGTAAAGCCACACCTCACAATCACTTCCAATTTTCTGGCCACAGCAGTTTCAGAACCACTTTCGTGTCTCCACATGAAGTCATGAGACATCCCTTGCTGCTGGTTCCTTAGTAATATAAACCTACCCATatgttagggttagggtcaCAGTCAATGTAATACAAAcatatttgtcataaaatatgTGCTAAAAAGGCAGTTGTCACAGCCCACGATCATATATGCATTAAACTTCAAAATATACCTGTGTCCTGGTGATGAGTACTAATGTTTATATtagtgtttacagctttttctttgtcccCGGCAGGCCTGCGTCCCTTCATACCAGAGAAGGACAGCCAGCACTTTGAGAATTTCCTTGAAACCATTGGTGTCAAAGATGGCCGAGGAATAATCACAGACAGCTTCGGCCGCTATCGACGTACGGCCAGCTCCGCCTCTGATTCCACCACCAATGGCAACGGGGCAGCGGGGGGAAGTGGCGACAGCGCAACCTCAGACGAAGGCCAGGAGGCCTCCGAGGGTGACGAATGGGACCGTATGATCACCGACATCAGTAATGACATTGAAGCTCTTGGCTGCAGTATGGACCAGGAGGGAGTGACACCCTGACATGGTCAACAAAGGTATATTTGCAAGAGCTGAGGACATGAACTGATGGCCACTCCTCAAATGAACAGTAGGCATGAGCTGAATGGATCAGATGAAGGTGGTCCTTAGCACTGACCTAAGATTTGGTTACCTGTATTTTCCTCTGATTGTCAAGAGGACGTACCATAGTCCCTACGCACTCAAAGAAAACCTCACATTATTACCACAAACACATGAAGTCAACAAATGCACTTATGCAGACCCTGTAGATGACATGCAGTTAGTTGGCTATTTGCGTTATAGAGGGATTCGTAGCCtctgatatgtttttaaagtttctttgatttttgtacTCATTTATTGGCAGTATCTGCCACTGCTGTCAGCAATGTAGCGAAAATCTCCAGTGTCTTTGagaatgtttctgttttgaataACCGCAAAGACTCTGGAGAATCCGTCAGAGGACTGTGTACATGTTTTAGAAGGTTAGGACTGAAGCTGTACTGGTTTGTGCTTTTGTATTACTATAGGTCAATCAGCTTCAACAGAagaagtttggtttttttattcagttatttcacATTTGTGCGTTTGCTGTGAGAGTGTAACAttttgctatatatatatataattttgtttttcaataagATTTGTGTACCACTTTGTTTTATACTATCATTTGTAATAAGTGTTTACTCATTTATATAATTTTGCCTTATTCAAACTGACCAAGGAAatgctgtaaaaacagaaattctcATTCAGTTTATTTGATTGAGTGGGGACTGTATTTGACAAAGCCATTTAGTTGATGGCTGATGTAACTTTATGATTTTAGATATTTGTTATTCTCATGCAGGTCATCTTGTTGTGTCTTGTGACATTACATCTGTCATCGTGCCTTTACACTGCAGTACTGTTGCCAACTGTCTGTCACATACAGACAAGTTATTATGAACTGTAACTACAGTTGTTGAGCAAATCATAGTTATTAAATAACAGCTACGTTACAATGTTCGTCTGTTGGTGTTGTAAaattacatcatcatcatgtctAATACAAATACATGGTAATTATGTTTTGCCCCTGTCTGCTGCATTATCAGCAGTTTGGGGTGAgatgaaaatcatttaatttgacTTTCATACAGAAAAACTGACACGTGATGAAGATTTTATAATCTTGACTATGAtcctctctgactgatcatttgcTTGGATGCACCTAAGCTGCTGTGGAACTTCAGTCTGAATTTCATCAAAGCAGTCACGCTGGATGTTGTTGAATAGCCTCAAAGTTGGGGATTAGTTTTGTGAGTCTGAGGGACAAGAAATTGGCAGGACAGTCGGAGTCGAGCACATTCCATTCTCTGAAGCCACTCTCTAGGCTTTTAAACCATTTCCTTCACAGATTTACAGTCTCATGACTTTTACCCAGTAAGtttaaaagttcaaaacaaaCTGGAATCAAAAGATGATTGCCCATTATCTGGGTTGTGTCATGTCTGTTGTGGGATTGAAGCAGAGGTAGAGGAGTGCATGTACAGACTGGAACGCTACACCAATAGCCTCTCTGGCTTGAGACACTGTCTGCTTCAAACAAAAGGATGAGATAATCAAGAACCCTATGATCTCACTGTGCAAATACAGATTCTTTCTCATCACACTAACAGACTATTCACGGTAAGTTGCACTTGTTAGTGACAATGTTGCTACATTGTTTTGGTACAGAAGGAGAGTAAATGATTGTTTTTGACATTCTCTCAGTGTAAttgaactgtgtgttttttctcccaGTACACGGAGTCGTCCTAATTGGCCTCCTGTAAATTGTCCTTGTAATCCAATTTTAGACCAAACAGAACGGCTCATTAAACTGCCTCATTCAAAGCACATAATTATTAACTAGATCAGTGGCTTTGATTAAGTCATTAAAAGTTCCCATGCTGTGTTATATTGAGATTGCCAGTTGTCTTTACAAGAACTGGAACCCCTATAGTGCTATAGTGACTCCTATCCCCCTTGCATGAGCTTCCCTCATAAAGAAGAATGAGATAGGTGCGTTTCTTTACTTGCTTTAGTTAAAAGATCCTTGTAGTCAGGAATGAAAACTGGACGCTTGCCATAAAGGTAAGTGGATTACATTTAGAGGTCCTTGACTACACTGGACATGCAACTTTAGATGAATAGTATAGACAATGATTTAGGTTATGTAGTTTAGTTATTAATACATTTCACTTAATTTGAGTTTTTGTAGAGTTTCATAGGAATAAAACCTAAGTAGAAACATTCTGCAATTGCCTCCCTTGACTTTTTTTGCTAGTTGTTACTGTAAAGTTTTGGTTGACCGTACGCTATAGTGAATATTTACAAGATTAACAATGGATGAGACGACTACTTGTATGCTAAAGGAATCACTTGTAGTGATGACcccacagagaatcatcacccaGCTCAGTTTTCATCAGATCTACAGAACTTTTTAGggtctttcagctcactgttttggttttacagcctgcaactGAACTGTTTTGTTCACACTCACCACTCTAATGAACATATTTTCTGGCCACAGCAAAAAGATGtttttaggagaaaaaaaaaaaaagctcttaaaaaccCACTGCACTACCTGCCTAGAACCAACAGCAGACTGGATATGCAATTAGctgaacatattggagcatttagcaggtAAAGAGAGAGATATTTCCTTCAAGAGTtgttggagaccaaaaacaaagctaaaaggagagtaaatatcAAACTTATTCaacaggtggccagaaacacaactccaaattaatACTAATGTTGCTGGTTGCTGCATGTCAGCCCAATGCACCAATAGGCAACTACAAGCTCgcaatatcaacttaaaaggtgataatatgtaggttttgttttgtttctgtttcccctgaatggctaaaaaaaaatcactaaatgcaagattaaataaattcaaataatacATAGcttcaaacattaaaaccagtgtcCTATGATTCAGTTAAGACTCCTTTGCTTGCTAGCTAAATCATACACAGAGCACACAGCCTTATCCAAAATCAAAGGCAATCAGGAGGCAGGGGGCTTTTTCCCAAATGAATGTTCCACATAATGGTTTGAAAGCTATTTTTAGCTCCTGGACATGTTTAATAGGTGTCTAGGAGCTGGTCCAAGTGTTCCTCTGACCTTATAAATCTATTTTCTAATAACCAACACAGTCAGAATCAGTGTCTCGACACTCCAGGGGTTTAATTGTGTGGTCAAGTTTAAAGCCTCATGAGTCTGTGTCATGTGTCTGCAATGCGCCTTGTTTCTCCAACAAAAACAGTCTGATTCAGCTCTTATTTCCACGCcattaaaaaattaagtgtGTCATTGcttgttaaatgtttttccagtAAATCACTGATGGTGATCAAGCAAAGTTTGAGCTTTGCAAAGTGTCAGAAATGAGGGAATAGGAAATTTTGTCATCACATCACATAAGCCTACATCCAATCATCGTGAATAACCCATCAATTAAATACTGCATTTCACACCGCTTTGTCTGTTTATTGTGTTCTTCTCTGGACTATGGTGCTGTGGTTGACTTCAAAGGAAAGCTTTGCTGAGATAGGATGTACTGAGACACTTCTACACAAAGACTTGGCCTCGGATGCTGTGTGGGATTCTCGCCAGTCTCACCCTGTTGTTCACCTGCTGAGGCTTCTGTCAGCCATTCACGCTTGAGTTTGCAGCTCAGCCCTGGTGAGAAGTTCCTCTCTGTGGTGTGACATCTTTTATATTCCTGGAACAGAACGGCACCTACATTTCCAGTCGtgaacatcagaaaaaaagctcTTGGTAGACAAATGGTAAAGTTAGCAATTAACTGACTGCATCTCTCTATAAGATTCGTTAAAATCAAACTGGAAGAAAATAACTTACATCCAAAACACCCTAAACCGACTTCTTATTTAAACTCTCAACATGGCCTAATTTTAGCATCAGCACTGTGCTCACTGATAAAATATCTGGGCGTTATGCTTGAACAGCCGATACAGTGCTTGATTTCATTCCTGTCAAGTAATTTTGTCGTGCAAATGAGATGGTTTAGGCATGAAATGAATAAAGTGGCAAACCACACGAACAGCTGTCAGGCAGAACTGGAGTCAAAACAAGCACAAAgtactttgtttttccttttcactggAACAAACTTTTacttggattttaaaaatgctccaCAGTATTTACTTCATTATAATAGTTTAAATATCATCCAAAAAGtaatcaaaaaggaaaaaggaatgAAACCACCTTGATCATCAGCAGCTTGTTAGAAAATGTACATGATGGCCCCTTTGGCAGCTTTTCAGTCAAAAGGAGTTGTGGCTTTCAGCAGTGATAAGCCCACATAAAGCTGGAGCTCATGCATGAAAATCTCAGGCTCAACAAAGTCATTCATTACATGCCACTTAGGGCTCTCTAGATTGAGAGGGACACGGGGATCAGCGAGTGGGGTGCACTGACTCTCACATGCAAAAACTCATGTCTCCCATGCTCATGTCTTCACATGTACCCAGATCTGTGGGAGCCTGGGCTGGTCCCTACCGTTTACACAAGCTCTTGTGCCGTGTGCACAGTTGACTATTTGTAGAAAAAAGGCATCAGGGCAAAAATGACAGAGGCTAATTTgaagagaggaagtgagagacCCAGTTCATGTCATGTTCCAGAGCTTAGAGGAATAGTTCAACACTTTATGGCCAAGACTTCGAATATAATGTCAATATCACCCTCATATcgatgaagctacagccagcagccagtaagcttagcttagcacacaGACTGGAAACGGGGTTATACCTAGCCTGGCTTTGTCGGAAGGTAACAGAATTAGCCTGCCAGCACTTCTAAGGCAAACTACTTACACTACATTTGATCtgatttgtttaatctgtacaaaaccatgaatggaaaaacaacaataacctTGTAGAATGGCAAACTGTTTGTACAGTTTAAACAAACCTTAGTCAGCTTCAAGTTCTGGTAGGCAGCTTTTGTAAGCTATGGACAttgccaggctagctgttcacCCCAGTCTTTGCGTTACGCCAAGCTAACCGGCTACTGGCTGTAGCTGGTAtcaaccttctcatctaactctctcaAAAAGCaagtaaatgtatttcccaaaacatcaaaatattcttttacGCATGTTAATGAAATATGACTGCTATCACAAGGAATCCTGAAACAGTAGTTAAAAAAGTTTACGAGCAGGTATGACATTGGGGACATAGCAAGTTGTCCTGTTCAGGTATTTTGTTAAAAGCCCTCAAGGCCTGGAGAAAGCTCATTAGTAGCTTCAGTCCAACAGTAATATCGCGACATCCAACTTCAGAAGGACTGCTGGATTAGTGTATCCAAGTGTCTTTGACTGCACATGATCTCTGagatctttttatttcttcagcGAGCACTTTAATACATAGTGTACTGATAAAAGACTCCCCTTTTATCCTGCGTTTGAGTGACAGTTCTTACCATAAGAAAACATGAAGGGCTATTGGTGAGATTATGTTGTCATGACAGCAAATTAAAAGATGAATAAGAAATACATCCAGTCTCTTGATGGATTATTTATTTCCAGTATATTTGTACAGACAAACTACCACTTACAATGACCCATTTCAGGGTATCATATTTTACCAAACCAGTTTTAGGGTATGTTCCATTGGATTATAGGCTTGTTAACACAAGATCCAGTCGACATAGCAGTTATTTTCTTAACAGGTGGCATCATGCCTCACTCCTCATGGGACAGTGCAAACTGAGACTAAGGCCAAGTATTGCGTTGGTACAGAAAGCTGATCATATAATGTTGGAACACTAGTAACAGCAGTATCACAAATCAGTGTTACTGTCATCATTTCATAGGTTGATATAAGAGGTAATCTGTTCTATCTGTTCCACTGTTGCAAACAAATTAGAtgttgaggtgtgtgtgagctttAAAGCTGCGTAAATATGGGCTTTGTTTAGATTGTATTATGGCATATCTGGGCCACAAGGAGGGGTATCAAATCCAGAAACTAATTTTCCTAGTGAATGGTTTGTGTATTGGGACTATGGTTGACTCGAATTTTAATATGCTCACGTTTCTGATGCAAGCCCCCTGAACCCAATTTGTTGTTATAGTAGTGAGTATATATCCAATGTTATATCCAATCATACAGTAACTGCCAACATAACAAGAGGGGTTATAACAAGAGCCATATAATCATGTCTTTTGGTACACACATGGAGATCTACATAAGTTATAATTCAATGTTTATCCATGAAaatatgacatgtttttgtttcaaacaGACATTGCCATCTCAAATGGTCACTTCCTGGCTGGAGCTCAACTATTAGAGAAAAAGGCATAGCTCCAACCAAGGGCTCAAGACTTTGCAAGCGATCGTTACTTATAAGAAGCAAACGTCAGCAATGGACTAGAAACAGTCATGAGTTCAGTAGCTAGTGCAATTTGACGACCATTATAAAGATTAAATCATTTCCATTATATTCTACAAAAAAATGATGCTCCCTAAGATTTATACTACTTGCTAAATCAAATATGCATTAGGTATATCGTGTTCAATTTGTATCAACATTAAGGCAtctttttaaaagcacaaaacatttatattaagatccaggacaaaaaaaaaaaatcatacagaGGCCTGTATGCAGTAGAAATatggttaaatatttaatttgtgcTTGATAAATATTGGCATGTGGATAAAGCCCAAAGCAAACAACCAAAGTACATGGAAATATATAACGTACTGAGTAACAATATAACTTATAAGGCTTATAAAAAGGACAGGAATAAGCTTGAGATtgctttattttagttttaaaactgCTAGAATTGTGTTTCAAGTCATGATGGCCTGAAGGTTTAAAATCTGCTGCGGTTTTAAGACAGAGAGGTTGTGGTATATAGCTGCCATGTACTTACTAAAGTCAAACTCTTCTTCCAAAATAATATTCATTACCTAAATCTCTGTTTTTGATTATAGAGACTATAAAACTGGGTTCATCCTCACAACAATGTGGTCAAGCCCTAAAAGCACAAAGGATTTCACCACTATCTAATATATGGCCATGGCTGGCGTGTTGCACTGGAGCAAAGATTAGACAAGCTGTTTTGTATTCAGGACTCAGGACCCACTAGCAGAGCGAGAACCGGCGAGAATTAATGTTCATCTTTGTGACGCCGATGAGTCTCAGCGGGGCCGAGAGGCCGAGGCCCGGGGTCACCGGGCATTCACACAACAGGTCTGACAGCTCGTCCCGCTCCTCGAGGCCAAAGGTGGCATCGTTGAGCATCCGGCGATGCAGGTGGCATGTCTGCTCGATCTTCAGCTTGTTGATGTCGTTCCGGAGCCGCATGAGCTGCCTTGCCAGCTGCTGGTCCTGCAAGCGCATGTCGGTCTGCAAAAAGTAGACAGAGATGAGGGGACGCAAAGATGGAAATGTGATAAAACCTCCTGTTAAGTAATTGATGAGGCAATTAATCAACTACAATTTTGATTCCTGATTAAATGTTGTCGTCAAGTAAAAATACCCCCAACAATACTGCTATTCCTTTGACAGAGGGTAAATAATTGTAAGACATCGGgcaatttttggaaaaaattctCAACACAACTTACTTTGCTATTTCCAAAGCTTCCAACCATGTCATGGCCGTCATCCAGAGGATAGAGGTGCTCGGTTGTCATGGAGACGGTTTAGTTATTATCTTGTTCCCTAGGTATGTAAATTTGGTCACATGATAACAGGCAATAACAACTAAACCATCaaaccatctccatgacaactgagcaacgCTGTCTGTGGAGGTAGGCATGAAGACGTGGTTGAAAGCTTCGGAAACAACAGTTAAGTTGGACCTTATGTTGCGGGATCTTATGAGGGATGTGAGAATTTAATGCTTTTACGTGTCAtcatgatagtaaactgaatacccTTGGGTCTTGACTGCTAATTGGACTAAACAAGACATTTATcactattttctcacattttacagacaagACGATTAATcgaagaaaataactggcaagttaactgatgatgaaaataattacataattaaataGTTGTAGCTCTAAAACGAACACGTTGGGCTTTTATAGAGTATGAGAGTGATTTTTAGAGTTGGTGggtgtcagatttttttttaaccttaggACAGCGCCAGGTTAcctgtttccctgtttttagtctttataGTAAGCGAACCGTCTCCTTCTGTAGTTTCATACTGAGCACACAGAGATGTGTGGTGCCTATATTCTCACCTCATGAGAttaagcatatttccccaaattgtcaaactatttctttaaatgcaatttttagTTATATGCTTAACAGTTTCTAAATCCAAGTGTGATTCCAACAACAGATTATATGTAGTTCACACGATTTAGATTCACCAGAGGTCCTTGCATTCAGTCTTTATCTtgtgacaaaatcaaaaaagaaaactcacaGTGGGGCGTCCATAAACAAGTTTCTCAACATAAGCTTCCTCAATTGTATCTCTTTTGTGTCCACTGTCTATGTGCAAACATCTGTACAAAGATCACAATCATCTCTCTTGTCCACTGCctttgtgcaaaaatgtttgTGGCCACATACTGTGTGAGTACGAGTCTGCTTCTGTCAGTGCCTCTTTGCGTGCTCAGTCCAAGCTTATGAACCATGGGTAAATGTCCAGAGTAATTGGGCAGAGTAAAAGGATTAGACGCGCAGAAACTGCGTTTAAGAAACGTCTGATGCTATTGCCTGAGACCCAGTCAATCTCACTCACTAGTTTGAATGGGATTCTTCTGGACAGTACTTGGACATGGTGTTCAATGTTAAACTCTAATTAGCTAAGTTGCAAGAAGTTGTCTCAGTTGTCTCTATGATATTCAAAATGTGAGATAACATGTATATAAATCTCAAGTGTCCAACACTACTTTCTGCAATATGCAACCAaaacaaatatgtgaaaaaattgatgAGAAATTTGTACATCGTAAAGAATTTAATCAATGTCTCACCAGTTCTCTCCTGAGCCAACTGAGAGCCTCGTCGATATTCCCAAATCCCTTCAGCACACCTGATGGCAACTTGCACTGAATCACATCAGAGTTCACTACAGCCTCTTTGGCTGCCACTACTTTCCCTTCAGGCTCCACTTGAATCGGGTCTTTCCCAGTTCCTGACTCTCTGAAGCTATCCGCCTC is drawn from Xiphias gladius isolate SHS-SW01 ecotype Sanya breed wild chromosome 4, ASM1685928v1, whole genome shotgun sequence and contains these coding sequences:
- the fam167ab gene encoding protein FAM167A isoform X1, with protein sequence MDAPSPPQIMVDRVGVSEEAEFGDDVDLPADDHLTTLKALTEKLRLETRRPSYLEWKAQLEADSFRESGTGKDPIQVEPEGKVVAAKEAVVNSDVIQCKLPSGVLKGFGNIDEALSWLRRELTDMRLQDQQLARQLMRLRNDINKLKIEQTCHLHRRMLNDATFGLEERDELSDLLCECPVTPGLGLSAPLRLIGVTKMNINSRRFSLC
- the fam167ab gene encoding protein FAM167A isoform X2 — protein: MVDRVGVSEEAEFGDDVDLPADDHLTTLKALTEKLRLETRRPSYLEWKAQLEADSFRESGTGKDPIQVEPEGKVVAAKEAVVNSDVIQCKLPSGVLKGFGNIDEALSWLRRELTDMRLQDQQLARQLMRLRNDINKLKIEQTCHLHRRMLNDATFGLEERDELSDLLCECPVTPGLGLSAPLRLIGVTKMNINSRRFSLC
- the ccm2 gene encoding cerebral cavernous malformations protein 2 homolog isoform X2, with translation MENEPGIVSPFKRVFLKGEKGRDKKAQEKATERRALHTFSLSQPDHRIDPDILLNDYIEKEVKYLGQLTSVPGYLNPSSRTEVLQLIDNARKSHQLAGQLTSEQDAVVSLSAYNIKLVWRDGEDIILRVPIHDIAAVSYIRDDSLHLVVIKTAQESGGSPCPSSCPDLNKSQTLSSLSESGAVLVEFCCLLVLAVDNKAAAEELCLLLSQVFQIVYTESTIDFLDRAIFDGATTPTRHLSLYSDDSSNKVDVKEAFEAEGSTFPFQVSVEAERNSPTASTPASPQTKTASEGELSTTAAELLQDYMTTLRTKLSSQEIQQFATLLHEYRNGASIHEFCINLRQLYGDSRKFLLLGLRPFIPEKDSQHFENFLETIGVKDGRGIITDSFGRYRRTASSASDSTTNGNGAAGGSGDSATSDEGQEASEGDEWDRMITDISNDIEALGCSMDQEGVTP
- the ccm2 gene encoding cerebral cavernous malformations protein 2 homolog isoform X1; translated protein: MEDDVKKVKKPGIVSPFKRVFLKGEKGRDKKAQEKATERRALHTFSLSQPDHRIDPDILLNDYIEKEVKYLGQLTSVPGYLNPSSRTEVLQLIDNARKSHQLAGQLTSEQDAVVSLSAYNIKLVWRDGEDIILRVPIHDIAAVSYIRDDSLHLVVIKTAQESGGSPCPSSCPDLNKSQTLSSLSESGAVLVEFCCLLVLAVDNKAAAEELCLLLSQVFQIVYTESTIDFLDRAIFDGATTPTRHLSLYSDDSSNKVDVKEAFEAEGSTFPFQVSVEAERNSPTASTPASPQTKTASEGELSTTAAELLQDYMTTLRTKLSSQEIQQFATLLHEYRNGASIHEFCINLRQLYGDSRKFLLLGLRPFIPEKDSQHFENFLETIGVKDGRGIITDSFGRYRRTASSASDSTTNGNGAAGGSGDSATSDEGQEASEGDEWDRMITDISNDIEALGCSMDQEGVTP